The Halorientalis sp. IM1011 genome window below encodes:
- a CDS encoding TRC40/GET3/ArsA family transport-energizing ATPase, whose translation MEPFVFFGGKGGVGKTTVSSAYALKCARAGVETLVVSTDPAHSVSDVFEQEFGDEPRPVDGVEGLSALEIDPEAEVTSHLNEIRTRLSDQVSTPMVNEIDQQLEMAHRTPGAYEAALFDRFVDVMRSAGDYDRIVFDTAPTGGTLRLLALPDFLESWIDRLMDKRRESIDLFEKAAIGNREPRRVMDGDPILAHLQERKSFFEFAGGALRNDATFFLVLNPDQLSVNETERAIEDMDAEGLGVRGLVANRLTPEPDPDEDGRGARYLRDRIETERDRLATVRERFDPPLVAEIESRTREIQGDLLDDVAAELDVDVTPEDPTFVNAG comes from the coding sequence GTGGAGCCGTTCGTGTTCTTCGGCGGGAAAGGCGGTGTCGGGAAGACGACCGTCTCCTCCGCCTACGCGCTGAAGTGTGCCCGGGCCGGCGTGGAGACGCTAGTGGTCTCCACGGACCCGGCACACTCGGTCTCGGACGTCTTCGAACAGGAGTTCGGGGACGAACCCCGCCCGGTCGACGGCGTCGAGGGGCTGTCGGCGCTGGAGATCGACCCGGAGGCGGAAGTGACCAGCCACCTCAACGAGATCCGGACGCGGCTCTCCGACCAGGTGTCCACGCCGATGGTCAACGAGATCGACCAGCAACTCGAGATGGCCCACCGGACGCCGGGGGCCTACGAGGCGGCGCTGTTCGACCGGTTCGTCGACGTGATGCGATCGGCGGGGGACTACGACAGGATCGTCTTCGACACCGCGCCGACGGGGGGAACGCTCCGATTGCTCGCACTACCGGACTTCTTGGAGTCGTGGATCGACCGGCTGATGGACAAGCGCCGGGAGAGCATCGACCTGTTCGAGAAGGCCGCAATCGGGAACCGGGAACCCCGGCGCGTGATGGACGGCGATCCCATCCTGGCACACCTGCAGGAACGGAAGTCGTTCTTCGAGTTCGCTGGCGGAGCCCTGCGCAACGACGCGACCTTCTTTCTCGTGTTGAACCCCGACCAGCTGTCCGTGAACGAAACCGAGCGGGCCATCGAGGACATGGACGCGGAGGGGCTGGGCGTCCGGGGCCTCGTCGCGAACAGGCTCACGCCCGAGCCCGACCCCGACGAGGATGGGCGCGGCGCGCGCTACCTCCGGGATCGGATCGAGACCGAACGCGACCGCCTCGCGACCGTCCGGGAGCGGTTCGACCCGCCCCTGGTCGCAGAGATCGAATCGCGAACCCGGGAGATTCAGGGCGATCTCCTCGACGACGTGGCTGCAGAACTCGACGTCGACGTCACGCCCGAGGATCCGACGTTCGTGAACGCCGGGTAG